In Marinomonas posidonica IVIA-Po-181, a single window of DNA contains:
- a CDS encoding tripartite tricarboxylate transporter substrate binding protein has translation MKNKHLKSLCLPLLTAFTLGVTATSAVANSDYPNKPINYIIPFNAGGESDLSARFQQSVFEKYAGEKTVIQYMPGAGGAVAWSQLNGMEGDGYTMMGINIPHSIMQPIVKDSGYTTDELTPLYYFHYTPNAIFVPANSRFKDLGQLIDYAKKNPGMVTFAGSGSNSANHIGQATFDKLTGVTSTYVPFSGIGPAMTSLMGSQVTAGFAYATSGASAGDKLRMLAVSSENRLTAFPDVPTFKELGIDLVGGAYRGVAVPKSTPEDVRQKLSDIIADINKDPEFVKKMEDNGFVLTDIAYKNMDAFIEANKAEYQGVAQLLGLIK, from the coding sequence ATGAAAAATAAGCACTTAAAATCGCTCTGTCTTCCTTTACTCACCGCTTTTACTCTTGGAGTAACAGCGACATCCGCCGTCGCGAACAGCGACTACCCAAATAAACCAATCAACTATATCATTCCATTCAATGCTGGTGGTGAATCTGATTTATCGGCTCGTTTCCAGCAGTCGGTATTTGAAAAATACGCCGGCGAGAAAACCGTTATCCAATACATGCCAGGGGCTGGAGGTGCGGTTGCTTGGTCACAGCTAAACGGCATGGAAGGTGATGGTTATACCATGATGGGAATCAACATCCCGCACAGTATTATGCAACCTATTGTAAAAGATTCGGGTTACACAACAGATGAGTTAACCCCTCTTTACTACTTCCACTACACACCTAACGCTATCTTTGTACCAGCCAATAGCCGATTTAAAGACCTAGGTCAATTGATTGACTATGCTAAGAAAAATCCAGGCATGGTGACATTTGCTGGTTCAGGTTCAAACTCAGCGAACCACATTGGTCAAGCGACTTTTGACAAGTTAACCGGCGTGACTTCTACCTATGTACCATTCAGTGGTATTGGACCTGCCATGACCTCTCTTATGGGGAGTCAGGTAACGGCTGGCTTTGCTTATGCAACGTCTGGTGCAAGTGCAGGTGACAAGCTACGTATGCTTGCCGTGTCTTCTGAAAACAGACTGACGGCTTTTCCTGATGTACCAACCTTCAAGGAATTAGGCATTGATCTGGTCGGCGGCGCATACCGTGGTGTTGCTGTGCCTAAATCCACACCTGAAGATGTACGTCAAAAACTGTCTGACATCATAGCTGACATCAACAAAGATCCAGAATTCGTTAAGAAAATGGAAGACAATGGCTTTGTACTGACGGATATCGCTTACAAAAACATGGACGCATTCATCGAGGCAAATAAAGCAGAGTACCAAGGTGTCGCTCAACTTTTGGGCTTAATCAAGTAA
- a CDS encoding tripartite tricarboxylate transporter permease, with protein sequence MELVSYLIEALTPLNLLLALVGVIAGTIIGAMPGLSATMAVAVLVPFTYVMGPASGLIVLGAIYTGAIYGGAFAAILVNTPGTPSAIATTFDGYPLAKQGKGALAISLATLASVGGGLVGGLALLFLAPPLAEVALAFGPSEYFWMAVFGLTLISALSVGNTLKGLIGACIGLLLSAVGVAVVGGDVRFTFDQVSLLGGIDLTSAIIGLYCIPVIIDLVANKAPHLKFESIKGQSSLSEAFGLILKRKFNLLRSSVIGTVVGILPGAGGSIAGLVAYTEARRSSKESETFGKGAPEGIVATESANNATVGGGFIPTLVLGIPGTPPDAIILGALLVQGIKTGPSLFTDQGSIVYTFIYGLIIATLLMLPVGLILGKYAYKSISKTPKELLVPCVAFLTVIGSYAIHSNPHDTFVMFVLGIAAWFLAKLGFSASPIVLGLVLGKIAEQGFVQTYLIGSAQGRTLEMFFGRPISIGIIVCCVIALLFPILAARKQKKREVIEEPSRKSSVLIFVLALIGMGIVLFNDTKNMSILGAVFPSYIAGAMIFLSAVLFIKLAIKKNGFNHNAKLLPNKRQAGVSLVILLWTILMAKIGFGLAAIIAFISIMFISTFEKPKLLRAVINIIISILIVLLFYFCMKEILLLRLPSGFLF encoded by the coding sequence ATGGAACTAGTAAGCTATTTAATTGAAGCCCTTACACCACTCAACCTGTTGTTGGCGTTAGTTGGTGTAATTGCCGGCACCATTATTGGTGCCATGCCAGGGCTTTCTGCAACAATGGCTGTTGCTGTCTTAGTGCCATTTACCTATGTGATGGGGCCAGCTTCTGGCCTCATCGTACTAGGGGCCATATACACTGGGGCAATCTATGGTGGCGCTTTCGCAGCCATATTGGTCAACACACCAGGTACACCTTCTGCCATTGCGACGACCTTTGATGGTTACCCTCTGGCAAAACAAGGTAAAGGAGCGTTAGCCATCTCTCTGGCAACCTTAGCGTCTGTTGGCGGTGGTCTGGTTGGTGGTTTAGCTTTGCTATTCCTTGCTCCCCCTCTTGCCGAAGTCGCGTTGGCATTTGGCCCATCTGAGTACTTTTGGATGGCCGTATTTGGCCTTACACTGATTTCTGCATTATCCGTAGGCAACACGCTAAAGGGTTTGATAGGCGCTTGTATCGGCTTATTGCTTTCTGCTGTTGGGGTTGCTGTTGTTGGCGGTGATGTACGCTTTACTTTTGATCAAGTCTCTCTACTCGGTGGCATTGATCTTACTTCTGCCATCATTGGTTTGTACTGTATTCCAGTGATCATTGATTTGGTAGCCAACAAAGCACCACACTTAAAATTTGAGTCCATCAAGGGCCAGTCATCTTTATCAGAAGCCTTCGGTTTAATCCTAAAACGTAAATTCAACCTGTTGCGTAGTTCTGTTATCGGTACTGTCGTTGGCATCTTGCCAGGTGCGGGCGGCTCAATTGCGGGCTTAGTGGCTTACACAGAAGCACGTCGTAGTTCGAAAGAGTCAGAGACGTTTGGTAAAGGCGCACCAGAAGGCATTGTGGCAACAGAATCAGCGAACAATGCAACCGTTGGTGGTGGCTTTATCCCTACTTTGGTTCTGGGGATTCCTGGGACACCGCCTGATGCCATTATTTTAGGGGCGTTATTAGTACAAGGTATTAAAACCGGGCCTTCTTTGTTTACCGATCAAGGCAGTATTGTTTATACCTTTATCTATGGCCTGATTATTGCCACCTTACTCATGCTACCTGTGGGTTTGATTTTAGGTAAATACGCCTACAAATCCATCTCAAAAACACCGAAAGAGCTCTTGGTTCCTTGTGTGGCCTTCCTGACGGTTATTGGTAGTTATGCCATTCACAGTAATCCGCACGATACTTTCGTCATGTTTGTATTGGGCATTGCCGCTTGGTTCCTAGCCAAACTCGGATTCAGCGCATCCCCTATCGTACTCGGTTTGGTATTGGGTAAAATTGCAGAACAGGGCTTCGTGCAAACCTATTTGATTGGTTCTGCTCAAGGCCGTACCTTAGAAATGTTCTTCGGTCGACCAATCTCTATCGGCATCATAGTCTGCTGTGTAATTGCTTTGCTGTTCCCAATTTTGGCGGCGCGCAAACAAAAGAAACGTGAGGTTATTGAAGAACCAAGTCGTAAATCCAGTGTACTAATCTTTGTTCTTGCATTGATTGGAATGGGGATCGTGCTATTCAACGATACGAAAAACATGTCAATCCTAGGCGCTGTTTTCCCATCCTACATTGCTGGAGCCATGATTTTCTTATCTGCTGTGTTATTTATTAAGTTGGCTATTAAGAAGAACGGATTTAATCACAACGCCAAGTTACTGCCGAATAAAAGGCAAGCTGGGGTATCCTTGGTTATTTTATTGTGGACTATTTTGATGGCAAAAATAGGATTTGGATTAGCGGCAATAATCGCCTTTATTTCCATCATGTTCATCTCAACCTTTGAAAAACCAAAACTTCTTCGTGCCGTTATTAATATAATAATCTCCATACTGATTGTTTTGTTATTTTACTTCTGCATGAAAGAAATCTTATTATTAAGATTACCAAGCGGTTTTCTTTTCTAA
- a CDS encoding DUF2834 domain-containing protein has translation MVKLKWFYLLLALIGLLLPYGALLPWLGQNGMDLPQFLADAQVNHISLFAWADVLISAMTLIVFVLIDGKKNQIKGRYLAIIGTCTIGVSFGLPFYLYLKEAQLKGSEVC, from the coding sequence GTGGTGAAATTAAAGTGGTTTTATTTGTTATTGGCGCTAATTGGTTTGCTATTGCCTTACGGGGCACTGTTACCTTGGCTAGGGCAGAATGGTATGGACCTGCCACAGTTTTTGGCAGACGCTCAGGTCAATCATATTAGTCTATTCGCTTGGGCTGATGTATTGATTTCCGCGATGACATTGATTGTTTTTGTCTTGATTGACGGCAAAAAGAATCAGATAAAAGGCCGTTATCTTGCCATCATTGGGACTTGCACGATTGGTGTGTCTTTTGGTTTACCATTTTATCTATATTTAAAAGAAGCTCAGTTAAAAGGCTCTGAAGTTTGCTAA
- a CDS encoding malate synthase G: protein MTMPQAKNNRVIHPDFSRFINDEVLPLHGMNASQFWQDFSQLIEDLSPINRQLLAKRDTLQQQIDDWHLARKGQPMNINEYEQFLREIGYLVEEGADFTIGTTGVDDEIATLAGPQLVVPVKNARFALNAANARWGSLYDAFYGTDVIPQDGGLESNKGYNPARGQAVIAKAKAFLDDVFPLETGSHQDVSSYLVYYHHLLAFFDDGSQSGLQKSSQLVAVNGQRSEPEAILLRNNGLHVEIQFDRNGKNGANDKADINDILIESALSTIIDCEDSVAAVDAEDKIEVYRNWLGLMEGRLEAKFNKNGEQMTRRMNPDKFFTDLDGELYQLHGRSLLLVRNVGHLMECDLMQDGLGNFVPEGIVDAVVTSLIAALDLKKQTGLRNSRTGSIYIVKPKMHGPEEVAFSGQLFDRVEDMLGLARNTIKIGIMDEERRTTLNLKECIRAAKDRVVFINTGFLDRTGDEIHTSMQAGPFLPKDQIKTQPWIQAYENRNVEIGLACGLPGRAQIGKGMWAMPDEMAAMMEAKVAHPKSGANTAWVPSPTAATLHALHYHKVDVFARHKRIQQRAPASLKDLLTLPLIPDNLTLSQKVIEREVDNNIQGLLGYVVRWVEAGVGCSKVPDINNVGLMEDRATLRISSQHLANWLLHGICSKAQIEESMQRMAKIVDEQNQATPGYRPMSEQGVNSQAFKAAQDLIFKGVIQANGYTEPLLHAYRLKVKQS from the coding sequence ATGACAATGCCGCAAGCTAAAAATAACCGTGTGATTCACCCCGACTTTAGTCGCTTCATCAATGACGAAGTGTTGCCACTGCATGGCATGAATGCCAGTCAGTTTTGGCAAGATTTTTCTCAGTTGATAGAAGACCTCTCGCCAATTAATCGTCAATTATTGGCCAAGCGAGACACGCTTCAACAGCAGATTGATGATTGGCACCTAGCAAGAAAAGGTCAACCAATGAACATCAATGAGTATGAACAATTTCTTCGTGAGATTGGTTACTTAGTGGAAGAAGGCGCTGATTTCACCATAGGTACTACGGGCGTAGACGATGAAATTGCAACGCTGGCAGGACCACAGTTGGTGGTGCCAGTGAAGAATGCTCGTTTTGCATTAAATGCGGCCAATGCACGTTGGGGCAGTTTATACGATGCATTTTATGGTACGGATGTGATCCCACAAGACGGAGGTTTAGAGTCCAATAAAGGCTATAACCCTGCACGAGGTCAGGCGGTTATTGCGAAGGCGAAAGCGTTTTTGGATGATGTTTTTCCACTTGAAACTGGCTCACACCAAGACGTGTCCAGCTATCTTGTTTACTACCATCATTTGTTGGCTTTCTTTGATGATGGTAGCCAATCAGGTTTGCAAAAAAGCAGCCAGCTGGTGGCTGTAAATGGTCAGCGCAGTGAGCCTGAAGCCATTTTATTACGCAACAATGGCTTGCATGTCGAGATTCAATTTGATCGCAATGGTAAGAATGGGGCCAATGATAAAGCGGACATCAATGACATCCTGATTGAGTCGGCACTCAGTACCATTATTGATTGCGAAGATTCGGTAGCGGCTGTGGATGCAGAAGATAAGATCGAAGTGTACCGCAATTGGTTGGGCTTAATGGAGGGGCGTTTAGAAGCCAAATTCAATAAAAATGGTGAGCAAATGACTCGCCGTATGAATCCAGATAAGTTTTTCACCGACCTTGATGGTGAGCTGTATCAACTTCATGGCCGATCGCTTTTATTAGTACGTAATGTTGGTCACCTGATGGAATGTGACTTGATGCAGGATGGGTTAGGAAACTTTGTACCAGAGGGCATTGTGGACGCTGTGGTTACCTCATTGATCGCGGCTTTGGATCTTAAAAAACAAACCGGCCTTCGAAATAGTCGTACCGGCAGTATTTACATCGTGAAACCCAAAATGCATGGACCAGAAGAAGTGGCCTTTAGTGGTCAATTATTTGACCGAGTCGAAGATATGCTGGGCTTGGCAAGAAACACCATCAAGATTGGCATTATGGATGAAGAGCGTCGCACAACATTAAATTTAAAAGAGTGCATTCGTGCGGCCAAAGACCGAGTGGTGTTTATCAATACCGGCTTTTTGGACCGAACAGGGGATGAAATCCACACCAGTATGCAAGCTGGGCCCTTCTTACCGAAAGACCAGATTAAAACACAACCTTGGATCCAGGCGTACGAGAATCGCAATGTTGAAATTGGCTTAGCTTGTGGCTTACCTGGACGCGCCCAAATAGGTAAAGGTATGTGGGCGATGCCGGATGAAATGGCAGCCATGATGGAAGCTAAGGTTGCACATCCTAAATCCGGTGCCAATACGGCTTGGGTGCCTTCACCAACCGCGGCCACTTTGCACGCTTTGCATTATCACAAAGTTGATGTGTTTGCTCGTCATAAGCGCATCCAGCAGAGAGCGCCGGCGAGTTTGAAAGACTTGCTCACCTTACCTCTGATTCCAGACAACCTGACCTTGTCACAAAAGGTCATTGAACGCGAAGTAGACAATAACATTCAGGGCTTATTGGGTTACGTGGTGCGTTGGGTCGAGGCTGGCGTAGGTTGCTCGAAAGTACCGGATATCAATAACGTAGGCTTGATGGAAGACAGAGCAACGCTGCGAATCTCTAGTCAACATCTGGCGAATTGGTTACTCCACGGTATTTGTAGCAAAGCTCAAATTGAGGAATCTATGCAGCGTATGGCCAAGATTGTTGATGAACAAAACCAAGCGACACCTGGGTATCGTCCTATGTCTGAACAAGGGGTAAATAGTCAGGCCTTTAAGGCAGCACAGGATTTGATATTCAAAGGTGTGATTCAGGCCAATGGCTACACCGAGCCTTTGCTTCATGCCTACCGACTAAAAGTAAAGCAATCGTGA
- a CDS encoding DUF3612 domain-containing protein — protein MGTKIRNLRKRNRLTMEDLSSRCIKLDPESAPSVSYLSMIERGKRVPSEEVLEVIAEVFQKNLSWFLDDIPEEDAITPSKGSGGGISGMALEPNFLFSNEILQIAIPEMLSQTGTSGRQFAHLLIRAHQEHHQNHFPDLERAAEEVGLKRLPLSLEELIAITKQMGMQIKWFRKTPLSVLQSMGIDESHVVTSFFDPPSTIYINQIMKNQSQRLKYNLAVHIGHAVLHDKDGMKNVLVTGRNEITPLQDKNAKIQTSGMDAQDILLAWRDFECSFFAGALLCPKVPFRQLLDRNGYEINTAKLAGVSESVAMRRMTAASPYPHWHYFDAYAPGKLKAVYRGNGIPLPWGNMSLVEDPCQHWAVFRMINESFTGTSAQISILNVGDEARIYACESVKVEDLAGKSHVLCSGIDLNPAIAAQGKDALSIANDLKQACVANSGSSQIPKSIKKDLLSVARILNINWVERGIENDARLICSRGAVCPRSPSCYQHCHEL, from the coding sequence TTGGGTACAAAAATACGCAACCTCCGTAAACGTAACCGTTTGACCATGGAGGACCTCTCTTCAAGGTGCATTAAACTTGACCCTGAATCGGCCCCTTCTGTGTCCTATTTATCCATGATAGAAAGAGGCAAACGGGTACCCAGCGAAGAGGTTTTGGAAGTCATTGCGGAAGTTTTTCAAAAAAACCTGAGTTGGTTTCTGGATGACATTCCAGAAGAAGACGCCATTACCCCATCAAAAGGCTCTGGCGGTGGCATCAGTGGTATGGCTTTAGAGCCTAATTTCTTGTTTTCCAATGAAATACTGCAAATCGCCATTCCTGAAATGCTGTCACAAACGGGAACCAGTGGTCGACAATTTGCCCATTTGCTCATTCGTGCACACCAAGAACATCATCAAAATCACTTTCCGGACCTTGAACGAGCAGCGGAAGAAGTGGGTTTAAAGCGTTTGCCTTTAAGTTTGGAAGAGTTAATCGCTATTACCAAACAAATGGGTATGCAGATCAAATGGTTCCGAAAAACCCCTCTGTCAGTACTACAAAGTATGGGCATAGATGAAAGTCATGTAGTGACCTCTTTTTTTGATCCACCCAGCACAATTTACATTAATCAGATCATGAAAAATCAGTCACAACGACTGAAATACAACCTGGCCGTCCACATAGGCCATGCGGTACTGCATGACAAAGACGGCATGAAAAACGTCTTAGTCACTGGACGTAATGAGATTACGCCATTACAAGATAAAAATGCCAAGATACAAACCTCAGGTATGGATGCGCAGGATATATTGTTAGCCTGGCGCGACTTTGAATGTAGTTTTTTCGCAGGCGCTTTATTGTGTCCTAAAGTACCCTTTAGGCAATTATTAGATCGCAATGGCTATGAAATCAATACGGCGAAACTGGCTGGCGTTTCAGAGTCTGTTGCCATGCGCCGCATGACCGCCGCTTCTCCCTATCCGCATTGGCATTATTTTGATGCTTACGCGCCAGGTAAGCTGAAAGCTGTGTATCGTGGTAATGGCATTCCACTCCCATGGGGGAACATGAGTTTAGTGGAAGACCCATGTCAACATTGGGCGGTATTTCGCATGATAAATGAGTCCTTTACCGGCACCTCAGCACAGATATCCATTTTAAACGTCGGCGATGAAGCGCGGATCTATGCTTGTGAATCCGTCAAGGTGGAAGATCTGGCAGGTAAAAGCCATGTTCTTTGTTCTGGTATTGACCTTAATCCAGCCATTGCCGCTCAAGGAAAAGATGCGCTAAGTATTGCCAATGATCTCAAACAAGCTTGTGTCGCAAACAGTGGTTCATCACAAATCCCCAAGAGCATCAAAAAAGATTTGTTGAGCGTAGCTCGCATCCTCAATATTAACTGGGTTGAACGAGGCATTGAAAACGATGCAAGATTAATCTGCTCACGCGGCGCCGTCTGCCCAAGATCGCCGAGCTGTTATCAGCACTGTCATGAGCTTTAA
- a CDS encoding ribose-phosphate diphosphokinase translates to MTLSTSQSTNVVVVSNSSDNPFAIDIAYAMGQFDDIADLISMKQFMNSEFCPRFISDEQDFHNIGQKLNGKSVVIVSTGSHIKSRQELAMANMIIARAAKENGAERVILVEPDLFYSAQDRGPSKDLGETSFERDIQDIKKFDGQPFTAKLYAQLLKLSGVDTVMTIHNHSDSVQKVFNEVFAGDFHNLIPYEIYAHYLLNSDILHYGKDGEGLVLCAPDKGARDFVKEMFNRLGLSKAKFIMLDKERTAERKVEITLHKESEHTFDGLDGASIILFDDMVRTGSTVVKSCQFLQQINPQRMVFAVSHFYASDEGRERMAHPALGEILTLNTLPTILNRDEQGRLRKKMVVLKVEKWLAQELCNILGLPDHQEANPYKIDMSSKNPRFKRKIWFSEELQELQS, encoded by the coding sequence ATGACTTTGTCGACCAGTCAGTCAACTAATGTCGTAGTTGTTAGTAACTCATCTGACAATCCGTTTGCTATTGATATTGCCTATGCTATGGGCCAATTTGATGACATTGCTGACCTCATCAGTATGAAACAGTTCATGAATTCAGAGTTCTGTCCTCGCTTCATCTCAGACGAGCAAGACTTTCACAACATTGGCCAAAAGTTAAACGGTAAATCCGTGGTTATTGTCAGTACTGGCAGTCACATCAAAAGCCGCCAAGAATTGGCCATGGCCAATATGATCATTGCCAGAGCGGCGAAAGAGAACGGCGCGGAACGAGTCATTCTAGTGGAACCCGATTTGTTCTACAGCGCCCAAGATCGTGGTCCGAGCAAAGACTTAGGGGAAACCAGCTTCGAGCGTGATATCCAAGACATTAAGAAATTCGACGGCCAACCTTTCACCGCCAAACTCTACGCTCAGCTGCTTAAATTATCGGGCGTTGATACGGTCATGACGATCCACAACCACTCTGACTCCGTACAGAAAGTGTTCAACGAAGTGTTTGCTGGCGACTTCCATAACCTTATTCCTTATGAAATCTACGCCCACTATTTACTAAACTCAGACATTCTACATTACGGTAAAGATGGCGAAGGCTTAGTACTTTGTGCACCCGATAAAGGCGCTCGTGATTTCGTCAAAGAGATGTTTAATCGCCTTGGCCTAAGCAAAGCCAAATTCATCATGCTGGATAAAGAACGTACCGCAGAGCGTAAGGTTGAAATTACCTTACACAAAGAAAGCGAGCACACCTTTGATGGTTTAGACGGCGCCAGCATCATTCTGTTTGACGACATGGTTCGTACCGGTTCCACCGTTGTGAAATCCTGTCAATTCTTACAACAGATTAATCCGCAACGTATGGTATTCGCTGTATCGCACTTCTATGCCAGCGATGAGGGTCGTGAGCGCATGGCACACCCTGCTTTGGGAGAAATTCTGACATTAAATACGCTTCCAACGATTTTGAATCGTGATGAGCAAGGCCGTCTACGTAAGAAGATGGTGGTGCTTAAAGTCGAGAAATGGTTAGCTCAAGAATTATGCAATATTCTTGGTCTACCAGATCATCAAGAAGCCAACCCTTACAAGATCGACATGTCTTCGAAAAACCCTCGTTTCAAGCGTAAGATTTGGTTTAGCGAGGAGTTGCAAGAATTGCAAAGTTAA
- the ttdA gene encoding L(+)-tartrate dehydratase subunit alpha: protein MSHENSVEYMSDVMTKFTSYIGKRLPRDVKNKQAELRQKEKNPMAIEIYDTMAENQEAADKLNRPSCQDTGVIQYFISVGAKFPLLGELEDILRNATLEATRQGPLRHNAVETFEEKNTGTNAGSKIPWLDWDIVPGEDTATIEVYMAGGGCTLPGSAKVLMPGEGYEGVADFVFDVITSRGINACPPLLVGVGVSTSVETAARLSKKAILRPVDTRNPNAKAALMEDLLENGLNEVGIGPQGLTGDNTVMGVNIESSARHPSTIGVAVSTGCWAHRRGTIKFKPDLSYEVLSHDGVTL from the coding sequence ATGAGTCACGAAAACTCAGTTGAGTATATGTCGGACGTCATGACAAAGTTCACAAGCTATATCGGCAAGCGTCTTCCAAGAGACGTAAAAAACAAACAGGCCGAACTACGTCAAAAAGAAAAAAACCCCATGGCCATTGAAATTTACGACACCATGGCAGAAAACCAAGAAGCGGCCGACAAATTGAATCGTCCAAGCTGCCAAGACACTGGTGTGATCCAATATTTCATCAGTGTGGGGGCAAAATTTCCATTGCTGGGCGAACTTGAAGATATTTTACGCAACGCAACGTTGGAAGCGACTCGCCAAGGCCCGCTTCGTCATAACGCAGTCGAAACATTCGAAGAGAAAAACACTGGTACCAACGCAGGCTCTAAAATTCCATGGTTAGATTGGGATATTGTACCTGGTGAAGATACAGCCACTATTGAAGTCTACATGGCTGGCGGTGGTTGCACCCTACCGGGTTCTGCCAAAGTGTTAATGCCTGGTGAAGGCTACGAAGGCGTCGCGGACTTTGTTTTTGATGTCATTACCTCGCGTGGTATCAATGCTTGCCCTCCTTTGCTCGTTGGTGTGGGCGTCTCTACGTCGGTTGAAACGGCTGCGCGTTTATCAAAAAAGGCCATTTTAAGACCGGTTGATACTCGCAACCCAAATGCCAAAGCAGCCTTAATGGAAGACCTTTTAGAAAATGGTTTAAATGAGGTTGGTATCGGACCACAAGGTTTGACGGGGGACAATACTGTCATGGGCGTTAACATTGAGTCTTCAGCACGTCATCCTTCCACGATCGGCGTCGCCGTATCGACTGGTTGTTGGGCTCACCGTCGTGGCACCATCAAATTCAAACCAGACTTAAGCTATGAAGTACTGTCTCATGATGGAGTCACTCTATGA
- a CDS encoding LysR family transcriptional regulator encodes MDTLSEFTFFITLSRNGSLSSTARELNLTPSAVTKRLSNLEARLGVRLINRTTRRLSLTNEGEIYLKYVKNIVSQIDEMESVVSKRRDSPKGLLRVNAPLGFGRNYIAPIISEFINEYPDIEVQLILTDRPISLPDESIDVCIRFGTVPDSRVFARKIAPNRRLICAAPKYFKEHGKPLVPTDLLSHNCIIIKQSQQVATAWRFILDNTEEVIKVRGNLVTNDGEIALRWALDGHGIVMRAEWDLAKYIRQGKLEVALGHYDTPNADIYAVYMEKLNLSARVTCFLDYLKDSFIGEDNTRSFW; translated from the coding sequence ATGGATACTTTATCAGAGTTTACTTTTTTTATTACCTTATCTCGTAATGGTAGTTTATCGTCTACAGCGAGAGAACTTAATTTGACACCGTCTGCCGTCACAAAAAGATTATCTAATTTAGAGGCAAGACTTGGTGTTCGTCTTATTAATCGTACGACTCGGCGATTAAGCTTAACGAATGAGGGCGAAATTTATTTAAAATATGTAAAAAACATTGTTAGTCAGATAGATGAAATGGAGTCGGTTGTTTCTAAAAGGAGAGATTCACCTAAAGGCTTATTAAGAGTGAATGCACCGTTAGGGTTTGGGCGTAATTATATTGCACCAATTATATCTGAGTTTATTAATGAATATCCCGATATTGAAGTTCAGCTGATCTTAACAGATCGCCCTATTAGTTTACCTGACGAATCGATAGACGTTTGCATTCGCTTTGGTACCGTGCCGGATTCACGTGTGTTTGCTCGAAAAATTGCCCCTAATCGGCGTCTTATCTGCGCCGCACCCAAGTATTTTAAGGAGCATGGGAAGCCTCTAGTTCCAACGGATTTGCTGTCTCATAACTGTATCATTATCAAACAAAGTCAACAGGTTGCAACCGCTTGGCGGTTTATTTTAGACAACACTGAAGAGGTGATTAAAGTTCGTGGAAATTTGGTTACTAATGATGGTGAGATTGCATTGCGTTGGGCGTTAGATGGTCATGGTATTGTGATGAGAGCAGAATGGGATTTAGCAAAATATATTCGTCAAGGAAAACTTGAGGTCGCATTAGGTCATTACGACACGCCCAATGCGGATATTTACGCTGTTTATATGGAGAAATTGAATTTGTCAGCGAGAGTGACTTGTTTTCTAGATTATTTAAAAGACAGTTTTATCGGTGAAGATAATACTCGATCTTTTTGGTAA
- a CDS encoding aspartate/glutamate racemase family protein produces the protein MKTIGMLGGMSWESTLSYYQALNEGVKSELGGLHSAKILLSSVDFAEIEALQHAGEWQATANILTSAAQSIESAGADFLMICTNTMHKVADDIQAQLSIPILHIADATAEDLIADGITKVGLLGTAFTMEQDFYKGRIQDKYKIDVLVPERDDRALVHKVIYSELCLGTIRDSSRQQYLNIIDKLYAAGAQAVILGCTEIALLVQQKDTKVKLYDTTQIHAQHGVAFALK, from the coding sequence TTGAAAACAATTGGAATGTTGGGCGGTATGAGTTGGGAGTCGACTCTCAGCTATTATCAGGCCTTAAACGAGGGCGTTAAGTCAGAATTAGGTGGTTTACATTCAGCAAAGATTCTTTTGTCTAGTGTTGATTTTGCAGAAATTGAAGCGCTTCAGCATGCAGGAGAATGGCAAGCAACTGCCAATATACTGACGTCGGCAGCTCAATCAATTGAGAGTGCCGGGGCGGATTTTTTGATGATTTGTACCAATACCATGCATAAAGTTGCAGATGATATACAGGCACAACTTTCAATTCCGATTTTACACATAGCGGATGCCACGGCGGAAGATTTAATAGCGGATGGCATTACCAAAGTCGGCTTACTGGGTACGGCTTTTACCATGGAGCAAGATTTCTATAAAGGGCGTATTCAGGACAAGTATAAGATTGATGTGTTGGTACCTGAGCGTGACGATCGAGCGCTAGTACATAAGGTCATCTACAGTGAGCTGTGTTTGGGGACGATTCGTGATTCATCGAGGCAGCAGTACTTAAACATCATCGATAAATTATATGCTGCTGGAGCGCAAGCCGTGATTTTAGGGTGTACTGAAATCGCCTTATTAGTTCAGCAAAAAGATACCAAGGTGAAGTTATATGACACCACTCAGATTCATGCTCAGCATGGCGTCGCGTTCGCTCTGAAATGA